One genomic segment of Chitinophaga sancti includes these proteins:
- a CDS encoding DUF4407 domain-containing protein: protein MKRIGDFFLFCSGAHVPLLRHAPTETNKYGGIGATIFFTGLLAAFSGGYALWSVFGQLWSTLLFGLIWGLMIFNLDRYIVSGMKKRNKFSSEFLMALPRIVLAILIAIVISKPLELQVFGKEIRQELIIMEQQVFKTQEDNVLARYKQRMTELNGEIALLEHGIQTQALRRDTLQKIAQEEADGTGGSRVKNLGPIYKAKKADADSAGMALQKITAENGALIASKRRELAGIDSTFKATVAQLDRTHIDGLASQLDALGHLTERSTPVRWANWFITLLFITIETAPVFVKLISPRGPYDDLLEAHEHAFIIHRKEKIEKREREYENRMMVVR, encoded by the coding sequence ATGAAACGCATTGGCGATTTCTTCCTGTTCTGTTCCGGTGCACACGTGCCTTTACTTCGGCATGCACCTACGGAAACCAACAAATATGGAGGCATTGGGGCAACTATTTTCTTTACAGGTTTGCTGGCGGCCTTTTCCGGAGGCTATGCACTATGGAGTGTATTTGGTCAGCTTTGGTCTACCTTATTGTTCGGACTGATCTGGGGCCTGATGATCTTTAACTTAGACCGTTACATTGTATCGGGTATGAAAAAGCGTAATAAATTCAGCAGTGAGTTTTTAATGGCATTACCTCGTATTGTATTGGCTATCCTAATTGCGATCGTGATTTCAAAACCGCTGGAACTACAGGTCTTTGGCAAAGAAATCAGGCAGGAACTCATCATCATGGAACAACAGGTGTTCAAAACCCAGGAGGACAATGTGCTTGCCCGCTACAAACAACGCATGACTGAGCTAAATGGGGAAATCGCTCTTTTGGAACACGGCATTCAAACACAGGCTCTCCGCAGGGATACCCTGCAAAAAATTGCCCAGGAAGAAGCAGATGGCACCGGTGGCTCACGTGTTAAAAACCTTGGCCCTATCTACAAAGCCAAGAAAGCAGATGCTGACAGCGCAGGCATGGCCCTGCAAAAGATCACCGCTGAAAACGGTGCGCTCATTGCCAGCAAAAGACGGGAACTGGCAGGTATCGATTCTACTTTCAAAGCAACAGTCGCACAACTGGACCGCACACACATCGATGGTCTCGCTTCTCAGCTGGATGCACTTGGGCATCTCACAGAAAGGAGTACCCCTGTCAGGTGGGCGAACTGGTTTATCACCTTACTGTTCATTACCATCGAAACAGCACCGGTATTTGTAAAACTGATCTCTCCTCGCGGACCATACGATGATCTGCTGGAGGCACATGAACATGCGTTCATCATACACAGAAAAGAGAAAATTGAAAAGAGAGAAAGAGAGTATGAAAACAGGATGATGGTGGTACGCTAA
- a CDS encoding putative porin, protein MRSLIITFLLLVIMSQVKAQSSSRFSNLGSGGSSSKTTKDSGSTHQVPDTLTITYRRLGEPTDYRIDSSISDFNGPFLRVPANYIYLGNNGSPARPVAFTPRMTAGFDAGFHSFDAYGFNHDNARIYYSNRPYTELNYMIGSQQEQQLGVLHTQNRTDKFNFGFEYQKIYAPGFFRAQTTNHNIYRLTGRYNSKDKRYNATLSYFYNKYANGENGGIRNDDDLDNPRYSQRKTIDVNLGNDASTTSSLFNSTIPVKSSVDQAGFLFMQSYDWGKGDTIHVNDTTDVYKFDPVFRVQYTFKLNTDQVGYLDPTPDTFYYTTHYNWAYSGDTIKAQHNFKTISNDISLVQFPIRGNQAHFITAGARIENTTGTFLDADIKFSNLALHGEYRNKTRNQKWDFQAIGELYMAGQNSGDYSVSGMLSRYLNPTLGNVRVAFSNVNREPSYVYKYFASNYDSWYNNSLAKENISKVQFTADNQKLKYNLTVNYYIIGNYTYMSNYYTSAQAEAIFNMLEIMFSKKFTWKHWNWYADFTFQQIHGTAPVNIPAFWTRHRIAYENRLFNNLNLMVGVEAKYMTSYYADDYSPVVGQFVYQTTQKVQYHAPDLAAFLHFRIKSFNAFIRTENLNTFFATNNFAGPHYPYNNFQFRLGLRWWFVN, encoded by the coding sequence ATGCGGTCATTAATTATTACGTTTTTATTGTTGGTCATAATGTCGCAGGTAAAGGCGCAGTCCTCCAGCCGTTTCAGTAACCTGGGCAGCGGTGGTAGTTCCTCCAAGACGACAAAGGATTCCGGCTCTACTCATCAGGTACCGGACACACTGACCATCACTTACCGGAGATTGGGAGAACCTACTGATTATAGAATAGACTCCTCGATCTCCGATTTCAATGGCCCTTTCCTCAGAGTGCCCGCGAACTACATCTACCTGGGTAACAATGGCTCTCCGGCACGCCCGGTGGCCTTCACCCCCCGTATGACGGCAGGTTTCGACGCAGGGTTTCATAGCTTTGATGCCTACGGGTTCAATCACGATAACGCCAGGATCTACTATTCGAACCGCCCATATACGGAACTGAATTATATGATTGGTAGTCAGCAGGAACAACAGCTGGGCGTACTGCATACCCAGAACCGTACTGACAAGTTCAATTTCGGATTTGAATACCAGAAGATCTATGCCCCTGGCTTCTTCCGCGCGCAGACCACGAATCATAACATTTACCGCCTGACAGGACGATACAACTCTAAGGATAAGCGGTACAATGCCACCCTCAGTTACTTCTATAACAAGTATGCGAATGGTGAAAACGGTGGTATCAGGAACGATGACGACCTGGATAATCCCCGTTACAGCCAGCGTAAAACCATCGATGTAAACCTGGGTAACGATGCCAGCACTACCAGCAGTCTTTTTAACTCCACCATCCCGGTAAAGAGTTCGGTCGACCAGGCAGGCTTCCTCTTTATGCAGTCCTACGACTGGGGAAAAGGAGATACGATCCATGTAAACGATACGACAGATGTATATAAATTCGATCCGGTATTCAGGGTGCAATACACATTCAAACTGAATACAGACCAGGTAGGGTACCTGGATCCAACACCGGATACCTTCTATTATACCACGCATTATAACTGGGCATATTCCGGCGATACCATCAAGGCACAGCACAATTTTAAAACGATCTCCAACGATATCTCGCTGGTGCAGTTCCCTATCAGGGGTAACCAGGCACACTTTATCACAGCAGGAGCGAGGATCGAAAATACCACTGGTACCTTCCTGGATGCGGACATCAAGTTTAGCAACCTGGCCCTGCACGGGGAATACCGCAATAAGACCCGGAACCAGAAATGGGACTTCCAGGCCATAGGAGAATTGTATATGGCGGGTCAGAACAGCGGGGATTATAGCGTGAGTGGTATGCTGAGCAGGTACCTGAATCCTACATTAGGAAATGTAAGAGTGGCGTTTTCGAATGTGAACCGGGAACCGTCGTATGTGTACAAGTACTTTGCAAGTAACTACGATAGCTGGTATAACAATTCGCTGGCAAAGGAGAATATATCCAAAGTACAGTTCACTGCAGACAATCAGAAGCTGAAGTACAACCTGACCGTGAATTACTACATCATAGGCAACTATACCTATATGAGTAATTACTATACAAGTGCACAGGCAGAGGCAATATTCAATATGCTGGAAATCATGTTCAGCAAAAAGTTCACCTGGAAACACTGGAACTGGTACGCTGATTTCACCTTCCAGCAGATACATGGTACGGCCCCGGTGAATATTCCGGCATTTTGGACCCGTCACCGTATTGCTTACGAAAACAGGCTGTTTAACAACCTGAACCTGATGGTAGGGGTGGAAGCGAAATACATGACATCTTACTATGCAGACGATTATTCTCCGGTAGTCGGTCAATTTGTGTATCAGACTACCCAAAAAGTTCAATATCATGCACCGGACCTGGCCGCTTTCCTGCATTTCCGTATCAAATCATTCAATGCATTTATCAGAACAGAGAACCTGAATACGTTTTTTGCAACGAATAATTTCGCCGGACCGCACTATCCTTACAATAACTTCCAATTCAGACTGGGATTACGTTGGTGGTTCGTTAACTAA
- a CDS encoding AtpZ/AtpI family protein, whose amino-acid sequence MENPLSQKKLPKKLPKKPNQLYRYAGLAFQMMASLGLAVFAGYKLDQRTGWRIPVFMIIFSLLALAVILWQIIKDTRRND is encoded by the coding sequence ATGGAAAATCCGTTGTCACAGAAAAAGCTTCCGAAAAAGCTTCCGAAAAAGCCTAATCAACTCTATCGGTATGCTGGACTTGCATTTCAGATGATGGCCTCCCTTGGATTGGCCGTATTTGCCGGTTATAAACTTGACCAGCGAACGGGATGGCGTATTCCTGTTTTCATGATCATTTTTTCTTTACTGGCTTTAGCGGTAATTTTGTGGCAAATCATCAAAGATACCCGCAGGAATGACTGA
- a CDS encoding SprT-like domain-containing protein, with protein sequence MKHEHPLQALSAYLPEGTFEQVLTYIQEFKVHLTITRERASILGDYRHPDSRGGHRISVNGNLNKYAFLITLLHEMAHLTTFNLYGNRVSSHGKEWKHQFSNILRQFVGKGYLPPDVEGALRQSMQNPAASSCADDDLMRVLTRYDRRKENHYLVEQLPLDQLFKTKDGRIFRKGEKVRKRYRCEEVATKRMYLFSPVYEVEIIAA encoded by the coding sequence GTGAAGCACGAACATCCCCTGCAAGCATTATCGGCTTACCTGCCCGAAGGAACCTTTGAGCAGGTGCTGACTTATATCCAGGAATTTAAGGTACACCTGACTATTACCCGCGAAAGGGCCAGTATACTTGGCGACTACCGGCATCCCGATTCCCGGGGCGGGCACCGCATCAGTGTCAACGGCAACCTGAATAAATACGCATTTCTTATTACTTTATTGCATGAAATGGCACACCTCACTACCTTCAATTTGTATGGTAACCGGGTGTCTTCGCATGGAAAGGAGTGGAAACACCAGTTTTCAAATATTCTCAGGCAATTTGTGGGAAAAGGGTATCTGCCACCTGATGTGGAGGGAGCCCTGAGGCAGAGTATGCAGAATCCTGCTGCCAGCTCGTGTGCGGATGATGACTTAATGCGGGTGCTGACCAGGTATGATCGCCGGAAGGAGAATCATTACCTGGTGGAGCAGTTGCCGCTGGATCAATTGTTCAAAACAAAGGATGGAAGGATATTCCGAAAAGGTGAAAAAGTCCGAAAACGCTATCGTTGTGAAGAAGTAGCGACTAAAAGAATGTATTTGTTCAGCCCTGTTTACGAGGTGGAGATCATCGCTGCTTAG
- a CDS encoding polymer-forming cytoskeletal protein: MFSNNNRNTRSESKTVMPTSNVNIIGSGTSIQGDIVCEGDIRIDGQVNGLVSTKAKIVVGPEGEITGDLICNSADILGKVTGIVKVEDLLFLKGNALVKGDLYTAHFEMEPTAKFNGRCYMEPEDVAAVANQKEKHGKSVVTEKASEKASEKA; this comes from the coding sequence ATGTTTAGCAACAACAACCGCAACACAAGAAGCGAGAGCAAAACAGTAATGCCTACTTCCAATGTAAACATTATTGGTAGTGGTACTTCTATTCAGGGAGATATCGTATGCGAAGGGGACATTCGTATTGACGGCCAGGTAAACGGTCTGGTTTCTACAAAAGCTAAGATTGTCGTAGGACCAGAAGGTGAAATCACCGGTGATCTCATTTGTAACAGTGCAGACATTCTCGGAAAGGTAACAGGTATCGTCAAGGTAGAAGACCTGCTGTTCCTGAAAGGTAATGCACTGGTAAAAGGAGATTTATACACTGCCCATTTTGAAATGGAACCAACTGCTAAGTTCAATGGCCGTTGCTATATGGAGCCAGAAGACGTAGCAGCAGTAGCTAACCAGAAAGAAAAGCATGGAAAATCCGTTGTCACAGAAAAAGCTTCCGAAAAAGCTTCCGAAAAAGCCTAA
- a CDS encoding purine-nucleoside phosphorylase — protein MSDLLQQIAAASDYIKRIWSLTPEVGIILGSGLGNLAGEISEAIEIPYESIPHFPTSTVEGHRGRLVLGKMNGRPVVAMAGRFHYYEGFSMQQVTFPVRVFKALGVHTLLVSNAAGGMNRAFNVGDLMIIRDHINLQPEHPLRGPNIAELGPRFPDMSEPYSKTLIARAKEIAANNNIPVHTGVYVGVQGPTFETRAEYKYMHTIGGDAVGMSTVPEVIVAMHSGMKVFAMSVITDIGIREEENVITHEEVLEAANAAEPKLTLIFRELISVL, from the coding sequence ATGAGTGATCTGTTACAACAAATAGCTGCTGCTTCGGACTATATTAAGAGAATATGGTCCCTGACACCTGAAGTAGGTATTATTCTGGGAAGTGGATTGGGTAACCTGGCAGGCGAAATCTCGGAAGCCATCGAAATTCCTTACGAATCCATTCCGCATTTCCCTACCTCTACTGTCGAAGGGCATCGTGGCCGCCTGGTTTTAGGCAAAATGAATGGTCGTCCCGTGGTAGCTATGGCAGGTCGTTTTCATTATTATGAAGGTTTCTCTATGCAGCAGGTGACCTTTCCGGTACGGGTTTTCAAGGCATTGGGTGTGCATACCCTGCTGGTATCCAATGCCGCTGGTGGTATGAACCGCGCCTTCAACGTAGGTGACCTCATGATCATCCGTGATCATATCAACCTGCAACCTGAACATCCCCTGCGTGGCCCAAATATTGCTGAATTAGGTCCCCGTTTCCCCGATATGAGCGAGCCATATTCCAAAACATTGATCGCCAGGGCAAAGGAAATTGCTGCAAACAATAACATTCCTGTACACACAGGTGTATACGTAGGTGTACAAGGCCCTACCTTTGAAACCAGGGCTGAATACAAATATATGCACACCATCGGTGGCGATGCTGTAGGCATGAGCACAGTACCCGAAGTGATCGTGGCCATGCACAGTGGGATGAAGGTATTTGCTATGAGCGTGATCACTGATATAGGTATCCGCGAAGAGGAAAATGTGATCACTCACGAAGAAGTGCTGGAAGCTGCAAATGCAGCAGAACCGAAATTAACACTTATTTTCAGAGAACTGATCAGCGTGTTATAA
- the sucC gene encoding ADP-forming succinate--CoA ligase subunit beta produces MNLHEYQAKELLKKYNVPVQEGIPVDTPEAAAEAYKQLKVQYGNEFAVVKAQIHAGGRGKGTIRGKDQRGVAVGKNAEDVKTIAGNILGGTLVTIQTGEAGKLVNKVLVAQDVYYPGPNPIKELYLSILLDRAKGKNVIMYSTEGGMDIEEVAHKTPEKIFKELVEPNTTLQPFQARKIAFNFGLSGEAFKNMVKFVTNLYNAYVGLDAAMLEINPLFKTSDEKIIAVDCKLGLDDNALMRHADLEALRDISEEDPTEVEAGKYNLNFVKLDGNVGCMVNGAGLAMATMDMIKLSGGEPANFLDVGGTANATTVEAGFRIILKDPKVKAILINIFGGIVRCDRVAQGVIDAYKSIGNITVPIIVRLQGTNAEEAKKLIEESGLTVQSAILLSEAAALVNKAVS; encoded by the coding sequence ATGAACTTACATGAATACCAGGCTAAAGAACTGTTGAAGAAATACAATGTTCCGGTACAGGAAGGGATTCCGGTTGATACTCCGGAAGCGGCGGCTGAAGCGTACAAACAATTGAAGGTACAGTATGGTAATGAGTTTGCAGTGGTGAAGGCACAGATACATGCCGGTGGACGCGGTAAAGGAACCATTCGTGGTAAAGACCAGCGTGGTGTTGCTGTTGGTAAAAATGCGGAAGACGTAAAAACAATTGCCGGAAATATCCTTGGCGGCACCCTGGTAACCATCCAGACCGGTGAGGCCGGCAAACTGGTAAATAAAGTATTGGTGGCACAGGACGTTTATTATCCTGGTCCTAACCCAATTAAAGAATTATACCTCTCTATCCTGCTGGATCGTGCAAAAGGTAAGAACGTGATCATGTACTCCACTGAAGGTGGTATGGACATTGAAGAGGTTGCTCACAAGACGCCTGAAAAGATCTTTAAAGAACTGGTTGAGCCTAACACAACGCTGCAGCCTTTCCAGGCAAGAAAGATCGCTTTCAACTTCGGTCTGAGCGGTGAAGCTTTCAAAAATATGGTGAAGTTTGTAACCAACCTGTACAATGCGTATGTAGGTCTGGATGCAGCTATGCTGGAAATCAACCCACTGTTCAAAACCAGCGATGAAAAGATCATTGCAGTTGACTGTAAATTAGGCCTGGATGACAACGCACTGATGCGTCATGCTGACCTGGAAGCACTCCGTGATATTTCTGAAGAAGATCCTACAGAAGTAGAAGCAGGTAAGTACAACCTGAACTTCGTGAAACTGGATGGTAACGTAGGTTGTATGGTGAATGGTGCTGGTCTGGCTATGGCGACTATGGATATGATCAAGCTGAGTGGTGGTGAGCCTGCAAACTTCCTGGACGTAGGGGGTACTGCAAATGCAACTACTGTAGAAGCTGGTTTCCGTATCATCCTGAAAGATCCAAAGGTAAAAGCGATCCTGATCAATATCTTCGGTGGTATCGTTCGTTGTGATCGTGTTGCACAGGGTGTAATCGATGCATACAAATCAATTGGTAACATCACAGTTCCTATCATTGTACGTTTACAGGGTACAAACGCTGAAGAAGCGAAGAAACTGATTGAAGAGAGTGGTTTGACAGTACAGTCTGCTATTTTGCTGAGCGAAGCAGCTGCGCTGGTGAATAAGGCGGTGAGTTAA